Within the Enterobacter roggenkampii genome, the region GCTGCATATTGAGCGACAGCGGCTGGCCGTTTTGCGCGGCGGGCAGCTTCGCCAGCTCCGCGCGCGCGGCATCTTTGCTACCCTGGGCGCTGTAAATCTCGGTCAGGCCGAGAAGCGCGTCTTCATTCTGCGGCTCACGCTGCAGGACGGCGTTGTACGTCGTTTTCGCCGAGTCCAGATCGCCACGCTGCTGTGCCCAGTCCGCCAGCGTGAGGTCGATACGGGTGGAGGTCGGCTGCTGGCGAAGAAGATTCTCTGCGTCCTGCTCTTTGCCGCTGTCGCGCAGGCGGTTGGCGGTTTCCAGCACCTGGTTGCTTTGCAGGCGGTCGGCAAGCTCCTGAATATTGCCGTTCCACTGGCTGCGCGGCAGCGTCTCCAGATGCGCCAGCGCGGCCCGGTCCTGATCGTTTCCGGAAAGGTAGAGCCCGTTGGCATACACCTGATCCGGGTCGGACGGTTTCTGGTGAGCAAGCTGACGCATGAGGGTATCCGCCTGGCTGCGCTGACCCGCGCTGTAGAGATCGCGCGAAAGACGATAGGTTATCCACACGTCGCCGGGAGAGAGCGCCAGACGACGACGCTGAATGTCTGCTGCCTGCGCGTATTTCCCCTGGTTCTCAAGCTGTTCGGCCTGGGCGGAGAGCTGCTCGTTGGTCAGACTACGCTCGATATCATCAATGCTCCGACGCTGGCTGGCGGAGAGCGACTGGATAAACTGCGAGGCTTTCTCCGGGGACTGCGCGCGGTAAATATTGGCCAGGCCGCGAACCGCGTTGCTGTTGCCGCTGTCCATTCGCAGCGCCTGACGGTAATAACGCTCCGCCGCGTCGTTATCTTTACGCGCCGCGGCGGCGTCGCCCAGCCCCAGCACCGCGTAGCTGTCGGTATTGTCGATGTTACGCGCCTGCTGATAGTAACGCTCTGCCTGCGCCGGGTTATTCGCCTTCAGCGCCGCATCGCCCTGCTGGATCAGCAGCCAGTAGCGGTTAACCTTCAGAAGACTGTCCCATTTACCCCGGTTATCGCTCTGCGGATCGAGGGCAATCGCCTTTTCAAACTGGGCTACCGCGCGGGCACGGTCGCCTTTCTGGGAATACGCCTGCCCCAGGGCACCCACCGCTTCACTGTCGGCATGGTTGGCGCTGACGGCTTTTTGCAGCTCGGCCACCGCCTTACTGCCCTGCCCGGCATCCACCGCCGCGAGACCTTCCGCTTTCGCGCGGAACGCCGGATCGGCGAGCTGTTTTTGCTGCGCTTCAAGCTGGGCACGCGCCGCAGCGACGCTATCCCCGTCGCTGAATACGCTCAGATATTTTTGCAGCGCGCTGACGCTGGCGCTGCTGGCAGGCAGGTCTTTGATTTGGTCGTACCACATATCAGACGCCTGGCTGCGGCCATTGGTGGATTTGGCCATCTCCTGCAGTACCGCAAAGCCTTCATCACGTCGTCCGCTCTGGAACAGAAGCTGGGCCAGCGTTGTCTGCAGCTGCGTATTCCCGGGGCTGCTGCTGTTAATTTTTTTCAGCTGGTTAATGGCCGCACCGCGGCGAGCTGGATCTTTCGCCACGACGTTCCAGTATTCCGTCGCCACATCGCCACCCGGAGGGTTGCCGTCAAACAGCTTGTCATAGGCGGCAATCGCTTCCTGCGTGTGCCCCGTAGTGGCGAGCAGTCGCGCCTGCTGGAGCTGCTGTCGGCCATCCGGAGTAGAAAGCAGCATGGTGTTGCGTGAGGACTGGTAAGCGCTCGAACCCGGGGCGATCCCTTTCAGACGATCCAGCTCTTTTTGCGCGCCGGCGTTATCGCCCTGACGCAGCAGGTAGCGAAAGCGGGCGGCAATGACGTCAGGGTTGTTGGGGTCAATCAGCTCAAGGCGATAGAGCGACTGACGAACCAAATCCTCTCGCTGTGTCGATTCGCCCAGCCTGACCTGCTCCAGCAGCTGTTTCTGCTGCGGAGAGTTGGCGGCCTGTGCCCACGGCATAAGCGCCAGGCCAAGCGATAAACTGAGTAGATTTACTGTG harbors:
- the bcsC gene encoding cellulose synthase complex outer membrane protein BcsC, with product MRKFTVNLLSLSLGLALMPWAQAANSPQQKQLLEQVRLGESTQREDLVRQSLYRLELIDPNNPDVIAARFRYLLRQGDNAGAQKELDRLKGIAPGSSAYQSSRNTMLLSTPDGRQQLQQARLLATTGHTQEAIAAYDKLFDGNPPGGDVATEYWNVVAKDPARRGAAINQLKKINSSSPGNTQLQTTLAQLLFQSGRRDEGFAVLQEMAKSTNGRSQASDMWYDQIKDLPASSASVSALQKYLSVFSDGDSVAAARAQLEAQQKQLADPAFRAKAEGLAAVDAGQGSKAVAELQKAVSANHADSEAVGALGQAYSQKGDRARAVAQFEKAIALDPQSDNRGKWDSLLKVNRYWLLIQQGDAALKANNPAQAERYYQQARNIDNTDSYAVLGLGDAAAARKDNDAAERYYRQALRMDSGNSNAVRGLANIYRAQSPEKASQFIQSLSASQRRSIDDIERSLTNEQLSAQAEQLENQGKYAQAADIQRRRLALSPGDVWITYRLSRDLYSAGQRSQADTLMRQLAHQKPSDPDQVYANGLYLSGNDQDRAALAHLETLPRSQWNGNIQELADRLQSNQVLETANRLRDSGKEQDAENLLRQQPTSTRIDLTLADWAQQRGDLDSAKTTYNAVLQREPQNEDALLGLTEIYSAQGSKDAARAELAKLPAAQNGQPLSLNMQRRIAMAQAGLGDAAAAEQTFNKIIPQAKSKPGSMENALVLRDAARFQAQNGQPQQALETYKDAMVSTGITTTRPADNDSFTRLTRNDEKDDWLKRGVRSDAGELYRQQDVNVTLQHDYWGSSGTGGYSDLKAHTTMLQVDAPLSDGRMFFRSDLVNMDAGSFDTRNGTYDPKWGTCYETPCSGNTHQSDNGASVAVGWQNKTWAMDIGTTPMGFDVVDVVGGISYSSDLGPIGYTVNAHRRPISSSLLAFGGQKDTNTGTTWGGVRATGGGVSMSYDKGEANGVWSSLNAETLTGKNVEDNWRVRWMTGYYYKLINKNNERLTVGVSNMIWHYDKDLSGYTLGQGGYYSPQEYVSFALPVTWRKRTENWSWELGGSVSWSHSKTKDELRYPIQNLIPTDEPDRYTDRGAMETGSSSSGTGYTARAIIERRVTSNWFVGMGVDIQEAKDYTPSHALIYVRYSAAGWQGDMDLPPQPLIPYADW